In one Yarrowia lipolytica chromosome 1A, complete sequence genomic region, the following are encoded:
- a CDS encoding uncharacterized protein (Compare to YALI0A16610g, weakly similar to uniprot|Q871S2 Neurospora crassa Related to acid sphingomyelinase), giving the protein MLNKLIQVVLGTVGLQSALLGPPSLSNELQLGWVESQVESLLGASNDECSRCKNLLVLGNKLAKLNPALIPPILIRLCEKYNWKDDCEVYRDDTLARGAVGRHIANVLSLIDPRGVDGTNICWHFGNDACEFEMPQFEPHLSSWWGPRPEEPKSAGVKSEGTTFNVLHLSDIHIDLRYMEGAEADCNRYMCCVPESVNQNSPDKVVEPAQKLGTYHCDTPQILLEKSLAHVSSIASRVPFDFGVFTGDMISHDTDRFLSLSLTLQSEHECYYQMKKHLGDLPIYPTFGNHDSYPYAQMAQNSSGFAREFEWNTDLSSRMWRDYKWINEEQEEQARHTYGSFAVTTKSGLRVISLDSNFWYEENYYNYWNISNPDPSGIFRWLTNELLQAEETGTKVWLVAHVPTGGDADAVPWGTEVLRQIIVRFSPHVIAANLFGHTHADQFGVYYDSSNVSSPTEADAVSVAWIGQSITPIDKYNPAWRYYSVDSKTFEIMDSHNYYSPLNETYNVAEPKLEWKYLYSARKAYDPDREWPDDAPLNATFWHRAVKTFVDDKKQRQVFFDNFSRLSPYTRVCNTDECIKQMRCQMVGGTVDEIKLCLRRP; this is encoded by the coding sequence atgctcaacaagctgaTACAGGTGGTTTTGGGCACCGTTGGCCTTCAGTCGGCTCTTTTAGGGCCTCCCAGTCTCTCCAACGAGCTGCAACTCGGCTGGGTCGAGTCCCAGGTGGAATCGCTTCTGGGGGCCTCTAACGACGAGTGTAGCCGGTGCAAAAACTTGCTGGTACTCGGAaacaagctggccaagcttAATCCGGCTCTGATTCCGCCGATTCTGATTCGACTGTGCGAAAAATACAACTGGAAAGACGACTGTGAGGTCTATAGAGACGACACTCTTGCGCGGGGAGCCGTGGGACGCCATATCGCCAACGTCCTGTCTCTGATAGACCCCAGGGGCGTTGATGGAACCAATATTTGCTGGCATTTTGGCAACGACGCCTGCGAGTTTGAGATGCCGCAGTTCGAGCCACATCTCAGCTCCTGGTGGGGCCCTCGACCGGAGGAGCCAAAATCCGCCGGGGTGAAAAGCGAAGGTACGACGTTCAACGTGCTTCATCTGAGCGACATTCACATTGATTTGAGATACATGGAGGGGGCAGAGGCCGATTGCAACAGATACATGTGTTGTGTTCCCGAGTCTGTGAACCAGAACAGTCCGGACAAGGTGGTTGAGCCTGCGCAGAAGCTTGGAACGTACCATTGTGACACGCCTCAGATTCTGCTAGAGAAATCGCTGGCGCACGTGTCGTCAATTGCCTCTCGGGTCCCGTTTGACTTTGGAGTTTTCACCGGCGACATGATTTCCCACGATACAGACCGGTTTCTGAGTCTGTCTCTGACGCTGCAGAGTGAACATGAGTGCTACTACCAGATGAAGAAGCATCTTGGAGACCTGCCCATTTACCCGACCTTTGGCAACCACGATTCGTATCCATACGCCCAGATGGCCCAGAACTCTTCGGGCTTTGCACGGGAGTTTGAGTGGAATACAGACCTCAGCTCCCGCATGTGGAGAGACTACAAGTGGATCaacgaggagcaggaggagcaggccaGACACACGTACGGCAGTTTTGCAGTGACCACAAAGTCCGGCTTGCGCGTCATTTCGCTGGACTCCAACTTTTGGTACGAGGAAAACTACTACAACTACTGGAACATTAGCAACCCGGACCCCAGTGGGATTTTCAGATGGCTCACCAATGAGCTTTTACAGGCCGAAGAAACGGGCACAAAGGTCTGGCTAGTAGCCCATGTACCTACAGGAGGAGATGCAGACGCTGTCCCTTGGGGAACAGAGGTTCTGAGACAAATCATTGTACGGTTCTCCCCCCATGTGATTGCAGCCAACCTGTTTGGACACACCCACGCCGACCAGTTTGGAGTCTACTACGACTCTTCCAACGTGTCTTCCCCAACCGAGGCGGATGCCGTATCTGTCGCCTGGATTGGCCAATCAATCACTCCAatcgacaagtacaatcCAGCCTGGAGATACTATTCGGTGGACTCCAAGACATTCGAAATCATGGACTCACACAATTACTATTCTCCCTTGAATGAGACTTACAACGTGGCTGAGCCCAAACTCGAGTGGAAGTACCTCTATTCGGCCAGAAAGGCGTATGATCCCGATCGCGAATGGCCCGACGACGCTCCCCTAAACGCCACATTCTGGCACAGAGCCGTGAAGACGTTTGTGGATGATAAGAAACAACGACAGGTGTTTTTTGACAACTTTTCCAGACTCTCGCCATACACCAGAGTTTGCAACACCGACGAGTGTATCAAGCAGATGAGATGTCAAATGGTGGGTGGAACCGTTGACGAAATCAAgttgtgtttgaggagaCCATAA
- a CDS encoding uncharacterized protein (Compare to YALI0A16698g, similar to Saccharomyces cerevisiae YPR118W; ancestral locus Anc_3.451, similar to uniprot|Q06489 Saccharomyces cerevisiae YPR118w) has translation MSLEAIRYDEKNHTLTILDQLRLPHESEYVPINNSDDGWKAIKDMVVRGAPAIAIVAILSLAVELVHGGKVSRDQTRAEVGSFISDRLDYLNTSRPTAVNLSDAVGSFKKLVETQTGSASELIEAFLSASHKMLLDDVQDNKNIGKYGLEWIQKNVPQAANGHKISALTICNTGSLATAGYGTALGIIRALHEAGVLERVYALETRPYNQGSRLTAYELVHDGIPATLVTDSMAAALLRKNKDIGVIIVGADRVVLNGDTANKIGTFQLSILANHFDRKFIVAAPTTSIDVQTKSGEDIEIEERPAIELTQVKGVDANKQPLTVSVAAPGIEVWNPAFDYAPYKLIDTIVTEKGVAEKTGGEFNLKEFKSAN, from the coding sequence atgtctcTTGAGGCGATTCGATACGACGAAAAGAACCACACGCTCACGATTCTGGACCAGCTCCGGCTGCCGCATGAGTCCGAGTACGTGCCCATCAACAACTCGGACGACGGCTGGAAGGCCATCAAAGACATGGTGGTGAGAGGAGCGCCCGCAATTGCAATTGTGGCGATTCTGTCGCTGGCAGTCGAGCTTGTGCACGGAGGCAAGGTGTCACGGGACCAGACCCGCGCCGAGGTGGGCTCCTTCATTTCCGACCGTCTCGACTACCTCAACACCTCCCGTCCCACCGCCGTCAATCTGTCGGACGCGGTGGGCTCGTTCAAAAAGCTCGTCGAGACACAAACGGGCTCGGCCAGCGAGCTGATTGAGGCGTTCCTGTCCGCCTCCCACAAAATGCTGCTCGACGACGTGCAGgacaacaagaacattgGCAAGTACGGACTCGAGTGGATCCAGAAGAACGTGCCCCAGGCCGCCAACGGACACAAAATCAGCGCCCTGACCATCTGCAACACGGGCTCCCTCGCCACCGCCGGCTACGGTACCGCTCTTGGTATTATTCGAGCTCTTCACGAGGCAGGAGTGCTGGAACGAGTCTATGCTCTCGAGACCCGGCCCTACAACCAGGGCAGTCGTCTCACTGCCTACGAGCTCGTCCACGACGGTATCCCCGCCACCCTCGTGACCGACTCCATGGCTGCGGCTCTGTTGCGAAAGAACAAGGACATTGGCGTCATCATTGTTGGTGCCGACCGAGTGGTCCTCAACGGAGACACTGCCAACAAGATTGGAACCTTCCAGCTGTCGATTCTGGCCAACCACTTTGACCGAAAGTTCATCGTGGCGGctcccaccacctccattgACGTTCAGACCAagtctggagaagatattgagattgaggagcGACCTGCCATTGAGCTGACGCAGGTCAAGGGCGTCGATGCCAACAAGCAGCCCCTCAccgtgtctgtggctgctCCTGGAATCGAGGTCTGGAACCCTGCCTTTGATTACGCTCCCTACAAGCTCATTGATACTATTGTCACGGAGAAGGGTGTTGCAGAGAAGACTGGCGGGGAgttcaacctcaaggagttcaagtCGGCCAACTAG